AGAAAGCCATCATCGCATTAGCTTTGATTGTCCTGTCGGTAGCCTTATTTTTAACGGCTTGTACGTCGCCAAAATCAGAGTTCATGTCATCTTTTCGAAATACCGTAAAAAACAAGCAATTTACAACTTTAATAACGCTGCAACCCGTGGCAATATCAGGATTTGAGGAACTTAACCAGTTGAACCCAGATGCCCTAATTGCAAGCAATGTAACCGTCAAAACATCGCGTGACAGTGATCGCGATTTAACCTATAATACATTTGGCGTTCATGTCGGCGGCGTCCCAACAATGGATATAACCGCCCATTCGTTCCAAAACGGCAGTACCGGCAAAATTTTTGTACCTGTCAATGATTTTTTTCAAACAGCAACACCTGTCACGAACCTGCTAGATTTAGCGACCAATTCAGTATTTTCCAAAGTACTTGCCGAAAACGAAGACTTAAAAGACAAACAACTGGATCTATTACAAACGTGGCAAAATGTAACCAATCAAGTCATCGATGAAAAAACGGTGGACGAGCAAGCCGACCAACTTCAAGCAATCGAAGGAAAAACCGCTTTCCTAATCTATGAAAACTTGAATAAGTTAGATAAAAGTCACTATCAAACAGAAAATGGGACGATTAAACTCACGCTTAGCAAAAAAGAACTCGCCGAATTGGCAAATGCTTGGCTAGAAGAATTCCGCTCCAATCATGATTTTATAAGTTTTTACGCAAACGTGTCGGGACTAAAAGAATCGCAAGCAAAGGAATCATGGAATGCTAGTAGTAGCGATATGCAAGAAACGCTGAAGGCGCTCATTCAGAATAAGAACATCCAACTGAGCACGGTGATGACCTTACATCCTGACGCAGACAAAGGTATTAAAAAGCTAGTTATAACCGTCGATTATGCCAATCAGGAAAATCATCAGAAACTAAAATTCAACTTTACGATGGAGCTTCTAGACTTTGAGAAAATTCCTGAGTCTCCGAGTAAGGCAGATATCGTTACGAAGAAAGAACTCGATAATGTGATGACCGACGTTATACAAGCGCAGCGAAAATGATTATCGCGTACGTCTGATAGTACAATCACCATTACCTTATTGGGACCCACATTACTGATTTTCATGAAATTCTTAGATTCCCTTCCTTTTG
The sequence above is drawn from the Listeria weihenstephanensis genome and encodes:
- a CDS encoding Lmo2079 family surface lipoprotein encodes the protein MKKAIIALALIVLSVALFLTACTSPKSEFMSSFRNTVKNKQFTTLITLQPVAISGFEELNQLNPDALIASNVTVKTSRDSDRDLTYNTFGVHVGGVPTMDITAHSFQNGSTGKIFVPVNDFFQTATPVTNLLDLATNSVFSKVLAENEDLKDKQLDLLQTWQNVTNQVIDEKTVDEQADQLQAIEGKTAFLIYENLNKLDKSHYQTENGTIKLTLSKKELAELANAWLEEFRSNHDFISFYANVSGLKESQAKESWNASSSDMQETLKALIQNKNIQLSTVMTLHPDADKGIKKLVITVDYANQENHQKLKFNFTMELLDFEKIPESPSKADIVTKKELDNVMTDVIQAQRK